One Saimiri boliviensis isolate mSaiBol1 chromosome 17, mSaiBol1.pri, whole genome shotgun sequence genomic window carries:
- the CDC42EP4 gene encoding cdc42 effector protein 4, with translation MPILKQLVSSSVHSKRRSRVDLTAEMISAPLGDFRHTMHVGRAGDAFGDTSFLNSKAGEPDGESLDEQASSSSSKRSLLSRKFRGSKRSQSVTRGDREQRDMLGSLRDSALFVKNAMSLPQLNEKEASEKGTGKLPKSLSSSPVKKANGGEDGDEAGVEEAVPRRNGAMGPHSPDPLLDEQAFGDLTDLPVVPKASYGLKHAESIMSFHIDLGPSMLGDVLSIMDKDEWDPEEEEGGYHGDEGAAGTVTQAPSYTMAATALARQEGKAGPDLPSLPSHALEDEGWAAAAPSPGSARSVGSHTTRDSSSLSSCPSGVLEERSPAFRGPDRARAAASRQPDKEFSFMDEEEEDEIRV, from the coding sequence ATGCCGATCCTGAAGCAGCTGGTGTCTAGCTCGGTGCACTCTAAGCGCCGTTCCCGAGTGGACCTCACGGCCGAGATGATCAGCGCTCCGCTGGGCGACTTCCGCCACACCATGCACGTCGGCCGGGCCGGAGACGCCTTTGGGGACACCTCCTTCCTCAATAGCAAAGCTGGCGAGCCCGATGGTGAGTCCCTGGACGAACAGGCCTCCTCTTCATCTTCCAAACGCAGTCTCCTGTCGCGGAAGTTCCGGGGCAGCAAGCGGTCACAGTCGGTGACCAGGGGGGACCGGGAGCAGCGGGACATGCTGGGCTCCCTGCGGGACTCGGCCCTCTTCGTCAAGAATGCCATGTCTCTGCCCCAGCTCAATGAGAAAGAGGCCTCAGAGAAGGGCACCGGTAAGCTGCCCAAGAGCCTGTCGTCCAGCCCTGTGAAGAAGGCCAATGGTGGGGAGGATGGCGACGAGGCGGGTGTGGAGGAGGCAGTACCCCGTCGGAATGGGGCCATGGGTCCCCATTCCCCAGACCCCCTCCTCGACGAGCAGGCCTTTGGGGACCTGACAGATCTGCCGGTTGTGCCCAAGGCCAGCTATGGCCTGAAGCACGCGGAGTCCATCATGTCCTTCCACATCGACCTGGGGCCCTCCATGCTGGGTGATGTCCTCAGCATCATGGACAAGGACGAATGGGACcccgaggaggaggagggcggTTACCATGGCGATGAGGGCGCTGctggcactgtcacccaggctccctCATACACTATGGCCGCCACTGCCCTGGCAAGGCAAGAAGGCAAAGCTGGCCCAGActtgccctccctcccctcccatgcTCTGGAGGACGAGGGGTGGGCAGCGGCCGCCCCCAGCCCCGGCTCAGCCCGAAGCGTGGGCAGCCACACCACACGGGACAGCAGCTCCCTGTCCAGCTGCCCCTCAGGCGTCCTGGAGGAGCGCAGCCCTGCCTTCCGGGGGCCAGACAGGGCCCGGGCTGCTGCCTCGAGGCAGCCGGACAAGGAGTTCTCCTTCatggacgaggaggaggaggatgaaatCCGCGTGTGA